A window of Bufo bufo unplaced genomic scaffold, aBufBuf1.1, whole genome shotgun sequence contains these coding sequences:
- the LOC120983447 gene encoding H/ACA ribonucleoprotein complex subunit 3, which translates to MFLQYYLDEQGDRVYTMKKVAPSGQLTSSAHPARFSPDDKYSRHRFSIKKRFGLLLTQQPRPVL; encoded by the coding sequence atgttcctgcagtattacctggatgagcagggagatcgggtgtacaccatgaagaaagtggctcccagtggacagctgacctcttcagcccatccagccCGCTTCTCTCCTGATGACAAGTATTCCCGACATCGCTTCTCCATCAAGAAGAGATTTGGCCTCCTGCTCACCCAGCAGCCCCGGCCGGTTTTATGA
- the LOC120983439 gene encoding H/ACA ribonucleoprotein complex subunit 3, which yields MFLQYYLDEQGDRVYTMKKVAPSGQLTSSAHPARFSPDDKYSRHRFSIKKRFGLLLTQQPRPVL from the coding sequence atgttcctgcagtattacctggatgagcagggagatcgggtgtacaccatgaagaaagtggctcccagtggacagctgacctcttcagcccatccagccCGCTTCTCTCCCGATGACAAGTATTCCCGACATCGCTTCTCCATCAAGAAGAGATTTGGCCTCCTGCTCACCCAGCAGCCCCGGCCGGTTTTATGA
- the LOC120983428 gene encoding H/ACA ribonucleoprotein complex subunit 3: protein MFLQYYLDEQGDRVYTMKKVAPSGQLTSSAHPARFSPDDKYSRHRFSIKKRFGLLLTQQPRPVL, encoded by the coding sequence atgttcctgcagtattacctggatgagcagggagatcgggtgtacaccatgaagaaagtggctcccagtggacagctgacctcttcagcccatccagccCGCTTCTCTCCTGATGACAAGTATTCCCGACATCGCTTCTCCATCAAGAAGAGATTTGGTCTCCTGCTCACCCAGCAGCCCCGGCCGGTTTTATGA
- the LOC120983446 gene encoding H/ACA ribonucleoprotein complex subunit 3 yields MFLQYYLDEQGDRVYTMKKVAPSGQLTSSAHPARFSPDDKYSRHRFSIKKRFGLLLTQQPRPVL; encoded by the coding sequence atgttcctgcagtattacctggatgagcagggagatcgggtgtacaccatgaagaaagtggctcccagtggacagctgacctcttcagcccatccagccCGCTTCTCTCCCGATGACAAGTATTCCCGACATCGCTTCTCCATCAAGAAGAGATTTGGTCTCCTGCTCACCCAGCAGCCCCGGCCGGTTTTATGA